From a single Rhizobium lusitanum genomic region:
- a CDS encoding NTP transferase domain-containing protein, which produces MIFGDFPTREAVGAVLAHSIRLPDGSFAKGHVLELADIHRLAAAGIDRVIAARIEPGDLMEDEAAERLARAIAPDHLTFSEAATGRVNVHSAVDGLFVANRAVVDSLNSVDPAITLACLADHIPVRRGDMVATFKIIPLAVSVTKIAAGVDILRRMTTAFEVKPFLPHAISLVATELPSLKTSVMDKTARILSQRLQLAGSALAREERVAHQAPAVAEAINEALRAGDQSPKLVIVFGASAVIDAGDVIPEAIRLAGGDVIQVGMPVDPGNLLVLGKVGDVYVVGAPGCARSPKENGFDWVLDRILAGEQPTPQEISGMGVGGLLMEIQSRPRPRDIATKPEAQISVAVILLAAGKASRMGEGGPHKLLAEFDGIPLARRSALTAFSSGVVSVIAVTGHRRREIESALTGLAVELVHNPDYASGMASSLVAGIGTPAAQRSDGVLVMLADMPGVTSDDLKVLIAAFRKAAGQAIVRAVSRGKRGNPVILPRAVYDAVMRLEGDVGARHIIETSGLAVVDVDIGDAAHLDVDTPEAVLAAGGILKG; this is translated from the coding sequence ATGATCTTCGGCGATTTTCCGACGAGAGAGGCGGTTGGCGCGGTCCTGGCGCATTCCATTCGCTTGCCCGATGGCAGCTTTGCCAAGGGGCATGTTCTTGAGCTGGCAGATATTCATCGTCTCGCCGCTGCCGGGATCGATCGGGTCATCGCCGCGCGGATCGAACCGGGCGATCTGATGGAGGACGAGGCTGCGGAGCGGTTGGCGCGGGCGATTGCGCCGGATCATCTAACCTTTTCCGAGGCGGCCACGGGGCGCGTCAATGTTCATAGCGCGGTCGACGGCCTGTTCGTTGCAAACCGTGCCGTCGTGGACAGCCTCAACAGCGTCGATCCGGCCATCACGCTTGCCTGCCTTGCCGACCACATCCCGGTGCGTCGCGGCGATATGGTGGCGACATTCAAGATCATACCGCTCGCGGTCTCTGTCACGAAAATTGCCGCCGGTGTCGATATCCTGCGGCGGATGACGACGGCGTTCGAGGTCAAGCCGTTCCTGCCGCATGCGATATCGCTGGTCGCCACCGAACTGCCATCCCTGAAGACCTCCGTGATGGACAAGACGGCGCGCATCCTGTCGCAACGGCTGCAGCTCGCTGGCAGTGCGCTGGCGCGTGAGGAGCGCGTGGCGCATCAGGCGCCTGCGGTTGCGGAGGCGATCAATGAGGCGTTACGGGCCGGCGACCAATCGCCAAAGCTGGTGATCGTCTTTGGAGCATCCGCCGTGATCGACGCTGGCGATGTCATCCCGGAAGCGATCCGGCTGGCGGGTGGCGACGTCATTCAGGTCGGTATGCCGGTCGATCCCGGCAATCTGCTGGTGCTCGGCAAGGTGGGTGATGTCTATGTCGTCGGCGCCCCCGGCTGCGCCCGCAGTCCGAAGGAAAATGGTTTCGACTGGGTGCTGGACCGCATTCTTGCCGGCGAACAGCCGACACCGCAGGAAATCAGCGGCATGGGCGTCGGAGGGCTCCTCATGGAAATACAATCGCGGCCACGGCCGCGCGATATCGCAACCAAGCCGGAAGCGCAGATTTCGGTTGCCGTCATTCTGCTTGCAGCCGGCAAGGCGAGCCGCATGGGCGAGGGTGGACCACACAAGCTGTTGGCTGAGTTCGACGGTATCCCGCTGGCGCGGCGTTCTGCGCTGACGGCCTTCTCAAGCGGCGTTGTCTCCGTGATTGCGGTCACCGGTCATCGTCGTAGAGAGATCGAGAGTGCACTTACCGGGCTGGCGGTCGAACTGGTGCACAATCCAGACTATGCCTCCGGCATGGCAAGCTCACTGGTCGCTGGCATCGGTACGCCGGCGGCGCAACGGTCTGATGGCGTGCTGGTCATGCTGGCCGATATGCCGGGCGTCACGAGTGACGACCTGAAGGTGCTGATTGCTGCCTTTCGCAAGGCGGCCGGTCAGGCTATCGTGCGTGCCGTGTCGCGCGGCAAGCGTGGCAATCCGGTCATCCTGCCGCGAGCGGTCTACGACGCCGTGATGCGTCTGGAGGGGGATGTCGGCGCCAGACATATCATCGAGACTTCGGGGCTTGCCGTCGTCGATGTGGATATCGGCGATGCCGCCCATCTCGATGTCGATACGCCCGAAGCCGTGCTTGCAGCCGGCGGAATTTTGAAAGGGTAG
- a CDS encoding ferritin-like domain-containing protein translates to MTIPGPVEIETITSLRGGAIAAIRAVDLDRKTTLAQETATRWFARTLSLRSPLDPPLADRPGRPEKPELVPPKHMKKRSLHTLQGRIALLHAIAHIELNAVDLALDIVARFATGPVPSSFFDGWMQVAFEEAKHFKMVRARLRDLGADYGDLPAHDGLWQAAHATRTDLTARLAVVPLILEARGLDVTPALQAKMRETGDLESAAVLDVIYNDEKGHVAVGAKWFRFLCAREKRDPARTFQELVRSNFRGSLKAPFNDIARAEAGLTPSFYRSLTSTSNA, encoded by the coding sequence ATGACAATACCAGGGCCGGTGGAAATCGAGACGATCACGTCGCTGCGCGGCGGCGCAATCGCCGCCATCCGCGCAGTCGATCTCGACCGCAAGACGACTCTTGCCCAGGAGACGGCCACCCGCTGGTTCGCGCGCACCCTGTCGCTGCGCTCACCGCTCGATCCACCGCTTGCCGATCGTCCCGGCCGGCCGGAAAAGCCGGAGCTGGTGCCGCCGAAGCACATGAAAAAGCGGTCGCTGCACACGCTTCAGGGCCGAATCGCGTTGCTGCACGCCATTGCGCATATCGAGCTAAATGCTGTCGACCTGGCGCTCGATATTGTCGCGCGCTTTGCCACCGGACCGGTGCCCAGTTCCTTTTTCGATGGCTGGATGCAGGTCGCATTCGAGGAAGCCAAGCATTTCAAGATGGTGCGCGCCCGGCTGCGCGATCTTGGTGCCGATTATGGCGACCTGCCCGCCCATGACGGCCTGTGGCAGGCCGCGCACGCGACCCGCACCGATCTCACCGCCCGCCTCGCCGTCGTGCCGCTCATTCTGGAGGCTCGCGGCCTCGACGTGACGCCGGCGCTGCAGGCGAAGATGCGCGAGACCGGCGACTTGGAAAGTGCCGCTGTGCTCGATGTCATCTACAATGACGAGAAAGGCCATGTGGCCGTTGGCGCCAAATGGTTTCGTTTTCTCTGCGCTCGCGAAAAGCGCGATCCCGCCCGTACATTCCAGGAGCTGGTGCGCTCAAATTTTCGTGGTTCGCTGAAGGCGCCGTTCAATGACATCGCCCGCGCCGAGGCTGGCCTGACGCCCTCGTTTTATCGCTCACTTACATCCACAAGCAATGCATAA
- a CDS encoding TfoX/Sxy family protein produces MDNIEIEEMFQGLGPVTIKRMFGGKGIYHMGRILAIELDSEMLLKADQISAPEFEEAGARRWAYEGKKGKPVNMPYWSIPDDAFDDPDIMAHWVRLAYEAAVRADK; encoded by the coding sequence ATGGATAATATCGAGATCGAAGAGATGTTTCAGGGGCTCGGCCCGGTGACGATCAAGCGCATGTTCGGCGGCAAGGGCATCTATCATATGGGCCGCATCCTTGCCATCGAGCTGGATAGCGAGATGCTGCTGAAGGCTGATCAAATCAGCGCCCCGGAATTCGAGGAGGCGGGCGCCAGGCGCTGGGCTTACGAGGGCAAGAAGGGCAAACCCGTCAACATGCCCTACTGGTCGATCCCCGACGATGCGTTCGACGATCCGGACATCATGGCGCACTGGGTGAGGCTCGCCTACGAGGCGGCTGTGCGGGCGGATAAATAG
- a CDS encoding YhdP family protein, with protein sequence MIRGEKIIFRKKDLVSLDHLPSAQVDDPMIVHVPEPARRNRSHVWHVCRITLVFVAFLVLIGGALVATIESGIFDQPLSQKAQSALDEAIGPRYKAEVGSTVVRFTPSLRLALEAHDVNVIDKESGKHLSTMSSVSMELDPLALVEGRVAVANVSAEGIALDTSLLPQGDPVDLTALRVDALPQALNSAFDNLDFLERFVQRGGTNSVRISGFAVKLARQEGEPISLVVDNLTFERSGPTALHLYGEVAVNGSLATLDVIADQQETGHSSSLTAKLANVDLKPLTMAYDQNGTPRQGLMSFAGMTVTAVRGGEGVDPKLSASIDVQPGTLYMDRDKQDLTQANINLAYDFTRQTLEIVQSKAQFVGTIVPFSGALIDLDRIDANAGKGFGIDFLIRGGTAASSISGEQPVSFDGQATGRFLAATKELQFENIGISTPLGALFGSLHMKLGDSSPEISFGGRADKLDTTAIKQLWPFWMASKPRVWVESNLFGGTVTNAVISVFIPAGRLREAAQTGKLQLGKDELHIAFDIDNTRLDVPGEIPPLRDTKAHFDLTGPTMNVDIARATSYFSSGRSVTLNDSNFSIPSAYDKPLMAELNLAISGTGDSIGELLTYKPLEVLQRTEFKPENFNGKIVANVDATIGLLSDQKPPPPVWKANLQLSNVDVLKPMNNRKVTNLTGSIDADPQSVHLNAQAQIDGIPAQIDMVEPTDSKSPAKRSRVITATLTDAQRNSVVPGLSDIIDGPIKLELTRIDEDRQAVKIDLGKAALTVPWVGWSKGSGIPATAQFEASGPDNQTSLKSFVLKGDGFGASGDLVVSKGGLSSANFSSVKLSALDDFALSVKHGKSGAYDISVSGNSADLRPVLSRLKASSSGGNGGGADDSSSATVRANIDKVIGFNDESIRNLKGVYSVSGGHIVAADFSGLTDSGEAVVSQMSKGSGSGTIRITSGDAGAVARFSDLYKHLKGGLLNLSLRSTGPDAWDGSLDIRSFAIIDEKKLSTIVSTPSGRNGQSLNSAVKQNIDTRSQSFERGFARLVFRNGALAVENGVVRGSQVGATFQGTVKDAKGNMDLTGTFMPAYGLNRLFAEVPIVGFILGNGSDRGLIGITFRVTGTIEKSSMQINPLSIIAPGVFRQIFEF encoded by the coding sequence GTGATCCGAGGCGAAAAGATTATATTCCGCAAGAAGGATCTCGTCTCGCTGGACCACTTGCCTTCCGCCCAGGTCGACGATCCCATGATCGTGCATGTGCCGGAGCCTGCCCGCCGTAACCGCTCGCATGTCTGGCATGTCTGCCGCATCACTCTCGTCTTCGTAGCTTTCCTCGTTCTGATCGGTGGCGCGCTTGTCGCCACCATCGAGAGCGGCATCTTCGACCAGCCTCTCTCGCAGAAGGCACAGTCGGCACTCGATGAGGCGATCGGGCCGCGCTATAAGGCGGAGGTCGGCTCGACCGTCGTCCGTTTCACGCCGAGCCTGCGGCTCGCGCTCGAGGCTCACGACGTCAATGTGATCGACAAGGAAAGCGGCAAGCACCTGTCGACCATGTCCTCGGTCAGCATGGAGCTGGATCCCCTGGCGCTTGTCGAAGGTCGCGTCGCGGTAGCCAATGTTTCGGCCGAAGGCATTGCGCTCGATACCTCGTTGCTGCCGCAAGGCGATCCCGTCGATCTGACAGCGCTGCGTGTCGACGCTCTGCCGCAGGCGCTGAACTCAGCCTTCGACAATCTCGATTTCCTGGAGCGTTTCGTTCAGCGCGGCGGCACGAACTCGGTGCGCATTTCCGGCTTTGCCGTCAAGCTTGCGCGTCAGGAAGGAGAGCCGATCTCGCTCGTGGTGGATAATCTCACCTTCGAACGCAGCGGGCCGACGGCGTTGCACCTCTATGGAGAGGTCGCCGTCAACGGCTCCCTCGCGACGCTGGATGTGATCGCCGATCAACAGGAGACCGGCCATAGCTCTTCGCTGACGGCCAAACTCGCCAATGTCGACCTGAAACCGTTGACCATGGCCTATGATCAGAACGGCACGCCGCGCCAGGGCCTCATGAGCTTCGCCGGCATGACGGTCACTGCGGTGCGCGGCGGCGAGGGCGTCGATCCGAAGCTCAGCGCTTCCATCGATGTCCAGCCCGGCACGCTGTATATGGACCGCGACAAGCAGGACCTGACGCAGGCCAATATCAATCTTGCTTACGACTTCACGCGCCAGACGCTTGAGATCGTGCAGTCGAAAGCCCAGTTCGTCGGCACCATCGTACCCTTCTCCGGCGCTCTTATCGATCTTGACCGCATTGATGCCAATGCCGGCAAGGGCTTCGGCATCGATTTCCTGATCCGCGGCGGTACCGCGGCGTCCTCGATTTCCGGCGAACAGCCGGTCAGCTTCGACGGGCAGGCGACCGGGCGCTTCCTGGCGGCGACCAAGGAACTTCAATTCGAGAATATCGGCATCTCGACACCGCTCGGCGCGTTGTTCGGCTCGCTGCATATGAAGCTCGGCGACAGCTCGCCGGAAATCAGCTTCGGCGGCCGCGCCGACAAGCTCGATACCACCGCGATCAAGCAGCTCTGGCCGTTCTGGATGGCTTCCAAGCCGCGCGTCTGGGTGGAGAGCAATCTCTTCGGCGGCACGGTGACCAACGCGGTCATCTCGGTTTTCATTCCCGCCGGACGGCTGAGGGAGGCTGCGCAAACGGGCAAGCTGCAACTCGGAAAGGACGAGCTGCATATCGCCTTCGATATCGACAACACCCGTCTCGACGTGCCCGGCGAAATTCCGCCGCTACGCGATACCAAGGCGCATTTCGACCTGACGGGTCCAACGATGAACGTCGACATCGCGCGCGCGACCTCCTATTTCTCCAGCGGCCGGTCGGTGACGCTGAACGACAGCAATTTCTCGATCCCGTCAGCCTATGACAAGCCGCTGATGGCGGAGCTTAATCTCGCAATATCGGGCACGGGCGATTCCATTGGAGAACTGCTGACCTATAAGCCGCTGGAAGTGCTGCAGAGAACCGAATTCAAGCCGGAGAACTTCAACGGCAAGATCGTCGCCAATGTCGATGCGACCATCGGTCTGCTCAGCGACCAGAAGCCGCCACCGCCCGTCTGGAAGGCGAATCTGCAGCTTAGCAATGTCGACGTGCTGAAACCGATGAACAATCGTAAGGTCACCAATCTTACCGGTAGCATTGATGCCGATCCTCAGTCCGTGCATCTGAATGCCCAGGCCCAGATAGATGGCATTCCCGCACAGATCGACATGGTCGAGCCCACGGACAGCAAATCGCCGGCCAAACGCAGCCGCGTGATCACGGCCACGCTCACGGATGCGCAACGTAATTCCGTCGTCCCGGGCCTAAGCGACATCATAGACGGCCCGATCAAGCTGGAGCTCACACGCATCGATGAGGATCGCCAGGCCGTCAAGATCGATCTCGGCAAGGCGGCCCTGACGGTGCCGTGGGTCGGCTGGTCGAAGGGTAGCGGCATTCCGGCCACCGCCCAGTTCGAGGCCTCCGGACCGGACAACCAGACGTCGCTGAAGAGTTTTGTCCTCAAGGGCGATGGTTTCGGAGCCAGTGGTGATCTCGTTGTCAGCAAGGGCGGTCTGTCGTCGGCCAATTTCAGCAGTGTCAAGCTTTCGGCGCTCGACGACTTCGCGCTATCGGTCAAGCATGGCAAGAGCGGTGCCTATGACATATCCGTTTCTGGCAACTCAGCAGACCTGCGCCCGGTTCTCTCGCGGCTGAAAGCATCGTCGAGCGGAGGAAATGGCGGCGGCGCTGACGATTCATCCAGCGCGACGGTCCGTGCCAATATCGACAAGGTTATCGGTTTCAACGACGAATCGATCCGTAATCTCAAGGGCGTCTATTCGGTCTCCGGCGGACACATCGTGGCGGCGGATTTTTCCGGGCTCACCGATAGCGGCGAAGCCGTGGTCAGCCAGATGAGCAAGGGGAGCGGCAGCGGCACCATTCGCATCACCAGCGGCGATGCCGGCGCGGTGGCGCGCTTTAGTGACCTCTATAAACACCTGAAGGGCGGCCTTCTCAATCTGTCGCTGCGCTCCACAGGCCCCGATGCGTGGGATGGTTCTCTGGATATCCGCAGCTTCGCCATCATCGATGAAAAGAAACTCTCGACCATCGTTTCGACCCCGAGCGGTAGGAATGGGCAGAGCCTGAATTCTGCTGTCAAACAGAATATCGACACGCGTTCGCAGAGTTTCGAGCGCGGTTTCGCGCGGCTGGTGTTCCGCAATGGTGCGCTTGCTGTGGAAAACGGCGTCGTGCGCGGCTCGCAGGTGGGTGCGACCTTCCAGGGGACGGTCAAGGACGCCAAGGGCAACATGGACCTGACAGGTACCTTCATGCCGGCCTATGGCCTCAACCGGCTGTTCGCGGAAGTTCCGATCGTCGGTTTCATCCTCGGCAACGGCAGCGACCGAGGCCTGATCGGCATCACCTTCCGAGTGACCGGCACGATCGAAAAATCGAGCATGCAGATCAACCCGCTATCGATCATCGCGCCGGGTGTTTTCAGGCAGATTTTTGAGTTTTGA
- a CDS encoding XdhC family protein, with product MDRQILTKLNALRRARQAVILVSDLSGGADRLIVEGDPVDGPLADAVAFALRSGKSSAVDIEGQSLFLNVHLPPAQIVVIGAVHISQALAQMAVLAGFDIRIIDPRTAFATPERFDGVDLVADWPVEALKERPLDAYTALVAVTHDPKIDDFAIGEALKAGCFYVGALGSRKTHAGRLERLTREGQTEGDLARIRAPIGLPIGASSPAEIAVAILAEIIGALHGRDILSPKGDKQ from the coding sequence ATGGACCGTCAGATACTGACGAAGCTGAATGCATTGAGGCGGGCGCGGCAGGCGGTGATCTTGGTCAGCGATCTTTCCGGTGGCGCGGATCGGCTGATTGTGGAGGGGGATCCGGTTGATGGTCCGCTTGCCGATGCCGTCGCTTTCGCCCTCCGCTCGGGAAAGTCTTCCGCAGTGGATATTGAGGGCCAGAGCCTCTTTCTCAACGTTCACTTGCCGCCAGCGCAGATCGTCGTCATCGGCGCCGTGCATATCAGCCAGGCCTTGGCGCAGATGGCTGTGCTTGCCGGTTTCGATATTCGTATTATCGACCCGCGCACCGCCTTTGCGACGCCGGAGCGCTTCGATGGCGTCGACCTCGTTGCCGACTGGCCGGTGGAAGCGCTGAAGGAGCGTCCGCTCGATGCCTATACGGCGCTGGTGGCGGTGACCCATGATCCGAAGATCGACGATTTTGCGATTGGCGAAGCGTTGAAAGCTGGCTGTTTCTATGTGGGCGCTCTTGGCAGTCGTAAGACACATGCGGGCCGGCTAGAACGATTAACGCGGGAAGGGCAGACGGAAGGCGATCTCGCCAGGATTCGCGCGCCCATTGGTTTGCCTATCGGCGCGTCCAGCCCGGCGGAAATTGCTGTTGCCATTCTGGCCGAGATTATCGGAGCATTGCACGGCCGCGATATCTTGTCGCCGAAGGGTGACAAGCAATGA
- a CDS encoding DEAD/DEAH box helicase, which translates to MTTFADLGLSQKVLSAVTDAGYTTPTPIQAGAIPLALQRRDICGIAQTGTGKTASFVLPMLTLLEKGRARARMPRTLILEPTRELAAQVAENFEKYGKNHRLNIALLIGGVSFDEQDRKLERGADVLICTPGRLLDHFERGKLLMSAVEIFVIDEADRMLDMGFIPDIERIAKLIPFTRQTLFFSATMPAEIQKLADRFLQNPERVEVSAPASTAKTVTQRFVASHGKDYEKRATLRDLIRAQTDLKNAIIFCNRKVDVADLFRSLERHGFSVGALHGDMDQRSRTTMLQNFRDGQIQLLVASDVAARGLDLPDVGHVFNFDVPIHSEDYVHRIGRTGRAGRSGAAFTLVTKRDTKHIDSIEKLIGEDVQWLNGDLSALPPAEEGGDDTRSPRRREPKGRGRERDRSPRGRSASSHKSDIDVTDNVVVEVIEAAPVKAESVRNERKSENNNNKSHNGSRNNNRPLPAANDDSRERRNRYRDHDDGPTPVGFGDDIPAFMLIVANAKG; encoded by the coding sequence TTGACAACATTTGCTGACCTTGGCTTGAGCCAAAAAGTCCTATCCGCTGTAACAGACGCTGGTTACACCACGCCGACCCCGATCCAGGCCGGCGCTATTCCTCTTGCGCTGCAGCGCCGCGACATCTGCGGCATCGCCCAGACGGGCACCGGCAAGACCGCCTCCTTCGTTCTGCCGATGCTGACCCTCCTTGAAAAGGGCCGCGCCCGCGCTCGCATGCCGCGCACGCTTATCCTCGAACCAACGCGCGAACTCGCTGCGCAGGTCGCCGAGAATTTCGAAAAGTACGGTAAGAATCATCGCTTGAACATCGCGCTGCTGATCGGCGGCGTATCGTTCGACGAGCAGGACCGCAAGCTGGAGCGCGGCGCCGATGTGCTGATCTGCACGCCCGGTCGCCTGCTTGACCATTTTGAGCGCGGCAAGCTCCTGATGAGCGCCGTCGAAATCTTCGTCATCGACGAAGCCGACCGCATGCTCGACATGGGCTTCATCCCGGATATCGAGCGCATCGCCAAGCTTATTCCCTTTACCCGCCAGACGCTGTTCTTCTCGGCTACCATGCCGGCGGAAATCCAGAAGCTGGCCGACCGCTTCCTGCAGAACCCGGAACGTGTTGAAGTCTCGGCGCCTGCGTCAACGGCGAAGACCGTCACACAGCGTTTCGTCGCCTCGCATGGCAAGGATTACGAGAAGCGTGCCACGCTGCGTGATCTCATCCGCGCCCAGACCGACCTGAAGAACGCCATCATCTTCTGCAATCGCAAGGTAGATGTGGCCGACCTCTTCCGTTCGCTCGAACGCCACGGTTTCTCGGTCGGCGCGTTGCATGGTGACATGGACCAGCGCTCGCGCACGACGATGTTGCAGAACTTCCGTGACGGCCAGATCCAGCTTCTGGTCGCCTCCGACGTCGCAGCTCGCGGTCTCGACCTTCCCGATGTCGGTCACGTCTTCAATTTCGATGTTCCGATCCATTCGGAAGATTATGTCCACCGCATCGGCCGTACCGGTCGTGCTGGCCGTTCCGGCGCCGCCTTCACCCTGGTGACCAAGCGCGACACCAAGCATATCGACTCGATCGAAAAGCTGATCGGCGAAGATGTGCAGTGGCTGAACGGTGACCTGTCCGCGCTGCCGCCAGCAGAAGAAGGTGGAGACGACACTCGTTCCCCGCGCCGCCGCGAGCCGAAAGGCAGAGGCCGCGAGCGTGATCGCAGCCCCAGAGGCCGGAGTGCCTCGAGTCATAAATCTGATATCGACGTCACAGATAATGTCGTGGTTGAAGTGATCGAAGCAGCACCAGTAAAGGCCGAGAGCGTGAGAAACGAGCGCAAGTCTGAGAACAACAACAACAAGTCCCACAACGGTTCTCGTAACAACAATCGCCCCCTCCCCGCTGCCAACGACGATAGTCGCGAACGTCGCAATCGTTACCGCGACCATGATGACGGCCCGACTCCGGTCGGCTTCGGCGACGACATCCCCGCTTTCATGCTGATCGTTGCTAACGCCAAGGGCTAA
- a CDS encoding XdhC family protein encodes MTNTSESLDPLVIAEEWAAAGRSVALATVIDTWGSAPRPTGSHLVIDGDGNFHGSVSGGCVEGAVITEALDVIESGKARMLDFGVADETAWRVGLSCGGRIRVYVERLI; translated from the coding sequence ATGACGAACACATCCGAAAGCCTGGATCCACTTGTGATCGCGGAGGAATGGGCAGCTGCCGGCCGCAGCGTGGCGCTGGCGACCGTCATCGATACCTGGGGCTCCGCACCTCGCCCGACCGGCAGCCATCTCGTCATCGACGGCGATGGCAATTTTCATGGCTCGGTGTCCGGTGGCTGCGTCGAGGGCGCCGTGATTACAGAGGCGCTGGATGTGATCGAAAGCGGCAAGGCTCGCATGCTGGACTTCGGGGTGGCCGATGAAACCGCCTGGCGGGTCGGCCTGTCTTGCGGTGGCCGCATTCGCGTCTATGTCGAGAGGCTCATTTGA
- a CDS encoding NUDIX domain-containing protein, whose protein sequence is MGKPGIDFPGLGTGLAILRDRKLLLYKRLKAPEAGFWSIVGGKVDHMEPAANATIREAEEESGLSIGQIDYLCAIEVLVEADQQHWISLIYVTKDFSGEASLVEPDKLSDFGWFGRNELPQPLSAFAKATIAHLSEDDF, encoded by the coding sequence ATGGGGAAACCCGGCATCGATTTCCCAGGATTAGGAACCGGTCTCGCAATTTTGCGGGATCGGAAACTGTTGCTCTATAAGCGCCTCAAGGCGCCGGAAGCCGGTTTCTGGAGCATCGTCGGCGGCAAGGTCGACCATATGGAGCCGGCGGCAAATGCCACCATCCGCGAGGCCGAAGAGGAGAGCGGCCTCTCCATCGGACAAATCGACTATCTCTGCGCCATCGAAGTCCTCGTAGAAGCCGACCAGCAGCACTGGATCTCGCTGATCTATGTCACCAAGGATTTTTCCGGCGAAGCAAGTCTGGTAGAGCCGGACAAGCTCTCCGATTTCGGCTGGTTCGGCCGCAACGAGTTGCCGCAGCCACTTTCCGCTTTTGCAAAGGCGACAATCGCCCATCTGAGCGAAGACGATTTTTAG
- a CDS encoding peroxiredoxin has product MTKIPVVELAIGDKAPDFDLPRDGGGRVRLADFAGKALVIFFYPKDSTSACTAESIAFTAFKAEFEKAGALILGMSPDSVKSHDKFVKKYDLSVPLAADEEKTAAEAYGVWREKSMYGRSYMGVVRSTFLIGADGRIARIWDKVKVAGHVEDVLAAVKEL; this is encoded by the coding sequence TTGACCAAAATCCCAGTGGTTGAATTAGCAATCGGCGACAAAGCACCGGATTTCGATCTTCCGCGCGACGGCGGCGGCCGCGTGCGCCTTGCGGACTTTGCCGGCAAGGCGCTTGTAATCTTCTTTTATCCCAAGGACAGCACGAGCGCCTGCACCGCCGAATCGATAGCCTTCACCGCTTTCAAAGCCGAGTTCGAAAAGGCTGGCGCCTTGATCCTCGGCATGTCGCCGGATTCAGTCAAGAGCCATGATAAGTTCGTAAAAAAATACGACCTGTCCGTTCCCCTTGCCGCCGATGAAGAGAAGACGGCGGCCGAGGCCTATGGCGTCTGGCGGGAGAAGAGCATGTATGGCCGGAGCTACATGGGCGTCGTCCGTTCGACCTTTCTGATCGGAGCGGACGGCCGAATCGCGCGTATCTGGGATAAGGTCAAAGTGGCCGGCCACGTCGAAGATGTCCTCGCCGCCGTCAAGGAGCTTTGA